In the Streptomyces coeruleoprunus genome, GCAAACTGCGGGCCGGCCGGTCCCGCAACGACCAGGTCGCCACGCTGTTCCGGATGTACCTGCGCGACCACGCCCGGATCATCGGCGGGCTGATCGCCGACCTCCAGGACGCGCTGGTCGGCCTCGCCGAGGCGCACCCCGACGTCGCCATGCCGGGCCGTACGCACCTCCAGCACGCCCAGCCCGTGCTCTTCGCCCACCACGTGCTGGCCCACGTCCAGGCGCTCTCCCGGGACGCCGAGCGGCTGCGCCAGTGGGACAAGCGGACCGCGGTGTCGCCGTACGGCTCGGGCGCCCTGGCCGGGTCGTCCCTCGGGCTCGACCCGGAGGCGGTCGCGAAGGACCTCGGCTTCGAGAACGGCAGCGCGGGCAACTCCATCGACGGCACGGCGTCCCGCGACTTCGTCGCCGAGTTCGCGTTCATCACGGCGATGATCGGCGTGAACCTCTCGCGGATCGCCGAGGAGATCATCATCTGGAACACGAAGGAGTTCTCCTTCGTGACCCTGCACGACGCCTTCTCCACCGGCTCGTCGATCATGCCGCAGAAGAAGAACCCGGACATCGCCGAGCTGGCGCGCGGCAAGTCCGGGCGCCTCATCGGCAACCTCACGGGCCTGCTGGCCACCCTCAAGGCCCTGCCCCTCGCCTACAACCGCGACCTCCAGGAGGACAAGGAGCCGGTCTTCGACTCCTGCGACCAGCTGGAGGTCCTGCTCCCCGCGTTCACCGGCATGATGGCCACGCTCACCGTCAACCGGGAGCGCATGGAGGAGCTGGCCCCGGCGGGCTTCTCCCTCGCCACCGACATCGCCGAGTGGCTGGTCAAGCAGGGCGTGCCGTTCCGGGTGGCGCACGAGGTCGCCGGCGAGTGCGTGAAGGTCGCCGAGGCCGAGGGCAAGGAGCTGGACGACCTCACGGACGAGCAGTTCGCCAAGATCTCCGAGCACCTGACGCCCGAGGTCCGCACGGTCCTGAACGTCCCCGGCGCCCTCGCGTCCCGCAAC is a window encoding:
- the argH gene encoding argininosuccinate lyase, which produces MSSNNGDVRLWGGRFADGPAEALAKLSASVHFDWRLAPYDIAGSRAHARVLHKAGLLTEDELTRMLAGLDRLEADVASGDFVGTIADEDVHTALERGLLERLGPDLGGKLRAGRSRNDQVATLFRMYLRDHARIIGGLIADLQDALVGLAEAHPDVAMPGRTHLQHAQPVLFAHHVLAHVQALSRDAERLRQWDKRTAVSPYGSGALAGSSLGLDPEAVAKDLGFENGSAGNSIDGTASRDFVAEFAFITAMIGVNLSRIAEEIIIWNTKEFSFVTLHDAFSTGSSIMPQKKNPDIAELARGKSGRLIGNLTGLLATLKALPLAYNRDLQEDKEPVFDSCDQLEVLLPAFTGMMATLTVNRERMEELAPAGFSLATDIAEWLVKQGVPFRVAHEVAGECVKVAEAEGKELDDLTDEQFAKISEHLTPEVRTVLNVPGALASRNGRGGTAPSAVTTQLAEVKADLVIQHAWADAKKK